In Mercurialis annua linkage group LG6, ddMerAnnu1.2, whole genome shotgun sequence, the following are encoded in one genomic region:
- the LOC126686820 gene encoding histone deacetylase 15 isoform X1 — protein sequence MVSETSQTNRLVNGVSCKEESEIASSNGSSGGSDSYDTRSGEDVLKMYADVDGDTMSVDNVVSRKKRQREATFQDMYNNQGLFDDDDDEDDSDWAPVQRRLEIVKWFCTNCTMVNLGDGSHCNNCGEHNNSGILEHGFFASPISEDSDLTRIETKVKKKRNQGAQSSPSCSSAHTVVGFDEKMLLHSEVEMKSHPHPERPDRLRAIAASLATAGIYPGRCHPISAREITQQELQMVHSLEHIQDVEFTSHIFSSYFTPDTYANEHSAHAARLAAGLCADLASAIFSGRAKNGFALVRPPGHHAGVRQAMGFCLHNNAAVAALAAQVAGAKKVLIVDWDVHHGNGTQEIFEQNKSVLYVSLHRHEGGKFYPGTGAADEVGTNGAEGYCANVPWSCGGVGDNDYIFAFQHIVLPIAAEFAPDFTIISAGFDAARGDPLGRCDVTPAGYAKMTDMLYTICSGKLLVILEGGYNLRSISSSATAVIKVLLGERTANELENVIPSKAGLQTVLEVLKIQMNFWPSLGSIYKKLQSQWGPTGSQNNKEQIKKKRRIDAPLWWKWGRKSLLYHFLGRHHHHKGH from the exons ATGGTTTCTGAAACTTCTCAAACAAATCGTTTAGTGAATGGAGTTTCATGTAAGGAGGAAAGTGAAATTGCGAGTAGCAATGGTTCTAGTGGTGGTAGTGATAGCTATGACACAAGATCTGGCGAAGATGTTCTAAAAATGTATGCTGATGTCGATGGTGATACAATGTCTGTTGACAATGTTGTCTCG AGAAAGAAGAGACAGAGAGAAGCAACTTTTCAAGATATGTACAACAATCAAGGATTGTTTGATGACGACGACGATGAGGATGACAGTGATTGGGCGCCCGTACAAAGACGTTTAGAGATTGTGAAGTGGTTTTGCACCAACTGCACAATGGTTAATCTTGGTGATGGTTCTCATTGCAAT AATTGTGGCGAACACAACAATTCTGGTATCTTGGAGCATGGCTTTTTTGCATCTCCTATTTCAGAAGATTCAGATCTCACCCGCATAGAGACAAAagtaaagaagaaaagaaaccaAG GCGCTCAAAGTTCACCTTCATGTTCAAGTGCGCATACGGTGGTTGGTTTTGATGAAAAAATGCTGCTACATTCAGAA GTTGAAATGAAGTCACATCCACATCCTGAAAGACCTGATCGCCTTCGAGCTATAGCTGCTAGCCTTGCTACTGCTG GTATATATCCTGGGAGATGCCACCCTATATCTGCAAGAGAAATTACCCAACAAGAACTTCAGATG GTGCATTCCTTGGAGCATATTCAAGATGTAGAATTTACAAGTCATATTTTCTCTAG TTATTTCACTCCTGATACATATGCTAATGAGCATTCAGCACATGCTGCTAGGCTGGCAGCAGGTTTATGTGCCGATCTTGCGTCAGCAATATTTTCTGGTCGTGCCAAAAATGGTTTTGCTCTG GTCCGTCCTCCTGGTCATCATGCTGGTGTAAGACAAGCTATGGGATTTTGCCTTCACAATAATGCTGCAGTTGCTGCATTAGCTGCTCAGGTTGCAGGTGCCAAGAAGGTTCTAATAGTTGACTGG GATGTACATCATGGAAATGGCACACAAGAAATTTTTGAGCAGAATAAATCG GTTTTGTACGTATCTCTGCATAGACACGAGGGAGGAAAGTTCTATCCTGGCACTGGAGCAGCTGACGAG GTTGGTACCAATGGTGCAGAAGGGTATTGTGCAAATGTTCCATGGAGTTGTGGAGGAGTAGGCGATAATGATTACATTTTTGCATTCCAGCATATTGTGCTACCAATAG CTGCTGAGTTCGCTCCTGACTTTACCATCATATCAGCTGGATTTGATGCTGCAAGAGGTGACCCTTTGGGACGCTGTGAT GTAACTCCAGCTGGATATGCAAAGATGACTGATATGTTGTATACTATCTGCAGTGGAAAGTTGCTTGTTATTCTTGAGGGCGG CTACAATTTACGTTCAATTTCATCTTCCGCTACTGCAGTGATTaag GTATTGCTGGGTGAGAGAACTGCAAATGAATTGGAAAACGTTATCCCTTCTAAAGCTGGCTTGCAAACTGTTCTGGAAGTCCTCAAGATCCAAATGAATTTTTGGCCTTCTCTAGGGtccatttataaaaaattgcaGTCACAATGGGGACCAACTGGTTCTCAGAATAACA AAGAACAGATTAAAAAGAAACGCAGGATTGATGCTCCGTTATGGTGGAAATGGGGGCGGAAGAGTTTATTGTATCATTTCCTTGGTAGGCACCATCACCATAAAGGGCACTGA
- the LOC126686821 gene encoding transcription factor MYBS1, producing the protein MASATNTWSKEEDIAFENAIATHWIEVEEDDESSLDEQWEKIASLVPSKSIEELKLHYELLVEDVNAIEAGNVPLPNYYVGEATTTTLSSKDSVGFSDKKMSCGYGNGFMGLGGSNSSGHGGKGGGGGSRADQERRKGIPWTEEEHRLFLLGLDKFGKGDWRSISRNFVISRTPTQVASHAQKYFIRLNSMNRDRRRSSIHDITSLNNNGDQPPPITGQQGNTNPSVAMGPAMKHRAQPHLPALRMYGAPVGHPVVAPPGHMASAVGTPVMLPPGHHPHHPPYVLPVAYPMPPPPQTMHQ; encoded by the exons ATGGCAAGTGCAACAAATACATGGAGTAAAGAAGAGGACATAGCTTTTGAGAATGCAATAGCAACTCATTGGATTGAagttgaagaagatgatgagtCATCATTAGATGAGCAATGGGAAAAGATTGCAAGTTTGGTGCCAAGTAAAAGCATTGAAGAGTTGAAATTACACTATGAATTATTAGTGGAAGATGTTAATGCAATAGAGGCAGGAAATGTACCACTTCCTAACTATTATGTGGGAGAAGCAACAACAACAACATTGTCATCTAAAGATTCAGTTGGATTTTCTGATAAAAAGATGAGTTGTGGCTATGGAAATGGATTTATGGGATTAGGAGGAAGTAATTCCTCCGGACATGGCGGaaaaggaggaggaggaggatcgcGAGCTGACCAAGAAAGACGAAAAGGTATTCCATGGACCGAAGAAGAACATAG GTTGTTTCTACTTGGTCTTGATAAATTTGGAAAAGGGGATTGGAGAAGCATATCAAGAAACTTTGTAATATCAAGAACTCCAACACAAGTGGCAAGTCATGCTCAAAAGTACTTCATTAGATTGAATTCAATGAATAGAGATAGAAGGAGGTCTAGTATTCATGACATTACTAGTCTAAACAATAATGGAGATCAACCTCCTCCTATAACAGGACAACAAGGTAATACTAACCCATCTGTTGCTATGGGACCTGCAATGAAGCATAGGGCTCAACCTCATTTGCCTGCTTTACGCATGTACGGTGCGCCAGTCGGGCACCCGGTGGTTGCTCCTCCGGGTCATATGGCATCAGCTGTCGGAACTCCTGTTATGCTTCCTCCTGGGCACCACCCACATCATCCGCCTTATGTTCTTCCTGTTGCTTATCCGATGCCGCCGCCGCCACAAACAATGCACCAATAG
- the LOC126686820 gene encoding histone deacetylase 15 isoform X2 has translation MLLKSYSLCSFQFRTFPYIGAQSSPSCSSAHTVVGFDEKMLLHSEVEMKSHPHPERPDRLRAIAASLATAGIYPGRCHPISAREITQQELQMVHSLEHIQDVEFTSHIFSSYFTPDTYANEHSAHAARLAAGLCADLASAIFSGRAKNGFALVRPPGHHAGVRQAMGFCLHNNAAVAALAAQVAGAKKVLIVDWDVHHGNGTQEIFEQNKSVLYVSLHRHEGGKFYPGTGAADEVGTNGAEGYCANVPWSCGGVGDNDYIFAFQHIVLPIAAEFAPDFTIISAGFDAARGDPLGRCDVTPAGYAKMTDMLYTICSGKLLVILEGGYNLRSISSSATAVIKVLLGERTANELENVIPSKAGLQTVLEVLKIQMNFWPSLGSIYKKLQSQWGPTGSQNNKEQIKKKRRIDAPLWWKWGRKSLLYHFLGRHHHHKGH, from the exons ATGTTATTAAAAAGTTACTCCCTCTGTTCTTTCCAATTTAGGACATTTCCTTATATTG GCGCTCAAAGTTCACCTTCATGTTCAAGTGCGCATACGGTGGTTGGTTTTGATGAAAAAATGCTGCTACATTCAGAA GTTGAAATGAAGTCACATCCACATCCTGAAAGACCTGATCGCCTTCGAGCTATAGCTGCTAGCCTTGCTACTGCTG GTATATATCCTGGGAGATGCCACCCTATATCTGCAAGAGAAATTACCCAACAAGAACTTCAGATG GTGCATTCCTTGGAGCATATTCAAGATGTAGAATTTACAAGTCATATTTTCTCTAG TTATTTCACTCCTGATACATATGCTAATGAGCATTCAGCACATGCTGCTAGGCTGGCAGCAGGTTTATGTGCCGATCTTGCGTCAGCAATATTTTCTGGTCGTGCCAAAAATGGTTTTGCTCTG GTCCGTCCTCCTGGTCATCATGCTGGTGTAAGACAAGCTATGGGATTTTGCCTTCACAATAATGCTGCAGTTGCTGCATTAGCTGCTCAGGTTGCAGGTGCCAAGAAGGTTCTAATAGTTGACTGG GATGTACATCATGGAAATGGCACACAAGAAATTTTTGAGCAGAATAAATCG GTTTTGTACGTATCTCTGCATAGACACGAGGGAGGAAAGTTCTATCCTGGCACTGGAGCAGCTGACGAG GTTGGTACCAATGGTGCAGAAGGGTATTGTGCAAATGTTCCATGGAGTTGTGGAGGAGTAGGCGATAATGATTACATTTTTGCATTCCAGCATATTGTGCTACCAATAG CTGCTGAGTTCGCTCCTGACTTTACCATCATATCAGCTGGATTTGATGCTGCAAGAGGTGACCCTTTGGGACGCTGTGAT GTAACTCCAGCTGGATATGCAAAGATGACTGATATGTTGTATACTATCTGCAGTGGAAAGTTGCTTGTTATTCTTGAGGGCGG CTACAATTTACGTTCAATTTCATCTTCCGCTACTGCAGTGATTaag GTATTGCTGGGTGAGAGAACTGCAAATGAATTGGAAAACGTTATCCCTTCTAAAGCTGGCTTGCAAACTGTTCTGGAAGTCCTCAAGATCCAAATGAATTTTTGGCCTTCTCTAGGGtccatttataaaaaattgcaGTCACAATGGGGACCAACTGGTTCTCAGAATAACA AAGAACAGATTAAAAAGAAACGCAGGATTGATGCTCCGTTATGGTGGAAATGGGGGCGGAAGAGTTTATTGTATCATTTCCTTGGTAGGCACCATCACCATAAAGGGCACTGA
- the LOC126687544 gene encoding uncharacterized protein LOC126687544, which produces MPRARAKFESKPSDDIGWNFATSTGNKGEMICSFCGKKVIGGITRLKQHLAHISSQVTSCPKVSDTVRKDMYRLMIDFNLAKKQKAKRSKELEDECARMNEPDFEDDGEDDDFKQARQKSMRQYHEDEYRRSIGDQYDVGGGSGSGQQQKKGFGRSFTVRERIGGSLRFTPASTPSTRLTDREIELEKERAPVKQQKIKTKWFKNQKEKLMEAFGNFVIHNRLPFAVVNSPWTRPLLRAACEIGPNIPPPTPYEIGKSVDASLVTSKDAEYYFGLMKSVVQEIGPEKVVQIVTDNEAAMKPGGKKLMEAFPHIYWTGCAAHCIDLILEDFGKRKTIKDVMEIAKKITQSIYNHNWVCNYMKKITDGRDILRPGITRYAINFIALESIMRHKIGLRNMFESEEWLASKYGKATTGPAVEVKKIILSLSSKVIGFGKKQKKL; this is translated from the exons ATGCCTAGAGCACGTGCAAAATTTGAATCAAAACCCAGTGATGATATTGGATGGAATTTCGCTACTTCAACTGGAAATAAAGGCGAAATGATCTGTTCGTTTTGTGGTAAAAAAGTTATTGGAGGAATTACTCGTTTGAAACAACACTTGGCTCATATATCAAGTCAAGTAACTAGTTGTCCAAAAGTTTCTGATACTGTAAGAAAAGATATGTATAGACTTATGATAGATTTTAATTTGGCTAAAAAACAAAAAGCAAAAAGATCGAAAGAGCTTGAAGATGAATGCGCCCGAATGAATGAACCAGATTTTGAAGATGATGGAGAAGATGATGATTTTAAACAAGCGAGACAAAAAAGTATGCGGCAATATCATGAAGACGAATATAGAAGAAGTATAGGAGATCAATATGATGTTGGCGGTGGTAGTGGTAGTGGCCAACAACAAAAGAAAGGCTTTGGCCGTTCATTCACTGTTCGTGAAAGGATTGGAGGAAGTTTAAGGTTTACTCCTGCATCAACACCGAGTACCAGATTAACAGACAGAGAAATTGAATTAGAAAAAGAAAGAGCTCCAGTAAagcaacaaaaaattaaaaccaaatggtTCAAgaaccaaaaagaaaaattgatggAAGCGTTTGGAAATTTTGTGATTCATAATAGATTGCCTTTTGCAGTTGTAAACTCACCTTGGACGCGGCCACTACTCAGAGCAGCTTGCGAGATTGGTCCAAATATACCTCCACCAACTCCTTATGAAATTGGAAAG TCAGTTGACGCTTCGCTTGTTACTTCAAAAGATGCTGAATATTATTTTGGTCTGATGAAAAGTGTAGTTCAAGAAATTGGTCCAGAAAAAGTTGTTCAAATTGTCACAGATAATGAAGCGGCAATGAAACCCGGTGGAAAAAAGTTGATGGAGGCATTTCCACACATTTATTGGACTGGGTGTGCTGCTCACTGTATTGATCTAATCCTTGAAGATtttggaaaaagaaaaacaattaaagaTGTTATGGAAATAGCCAAAAAAATAACCCAATCCATTTACAATCATAATTGGGTGTGCAATTACATGAAGAAAATCACCGATGGCAGAGATATTCTTCGGCCTGGGATTACAAGGTATGCTATTAATTTTATTGCCTTAGAAAGTATTATGAGGCATAAAATTGGATTGAGAAATATGTTTGAATCTGAGGAATGGTTAGCTTCTAAGTATGGTAAAGCTACCACCGGTCCTGCTGTTgaagttaagaaaataattctTAGCTTGTCGAGCAAAGTTATAGGATTtggaaaaaaacaaaagaaattgtGA